In one window of Bizionia sp. M204 DNA:
- a CDS encoding response regulator, whose amino-acid sequence MDSKIPQFVLGDSIRLSQIIINLVSNSLKFTTDGTVTITAKLESQEAHLVYICFTISDTGVGIPLEYQDKIFEKFVQINRKEDDYQGTGIGLSIVKNLVTLFKGTISLQSEENIGTSVEFTIPLAYEKDIQEKPINKTDNPLLDEFGLKVLLVEDNKINQMVTKKLLENNNYTCEIADDGFMALELLKNTTYDAILMDINMPKINGYETTKLIREQGIEIPIIALTAFEREEVYDTAIASGIDDIIAKPFDTRKLLQMIQKYSSKI is encoded by the coding sequence GTGGACTCTAAAATACCACAATTTGTTTTAGGAGATTCTATCCGATTATCTCAAATTATTATCAATTTAGTAAGTAATTCTTTAAAGTTTACTACCGATGGTACGGTTACCATTACAGCAAAGTTGGAAAGCCAAGAGGCACATTTAGTTTATATTTGCTTTACAATTTCAGATACTGGTGTTGGAATTCCATTAGAATATCAAGATAAAATTTTCGAGAAATTTGTCCAGATTAATAGAAAAGAGGATGATTATCAAGGTACAGGAATAGGCTTAAGTATCGTTAAAAATTTGGTAACATTATTTAAAGGAACCATTTCATTACAAAGTGAAGAAAACATTGGTACGTCGGTTGAATTTACAATTCCGTTGGCGTATGAAAAGGACATCCAAGAAAAGCCCATAAATAAAACGGATAATCCCTTATTGGACGAGTTTGGTTTAAAAGTACTTTTGGTGGAAGATAATAAGATAAACCAAATGGTTACTAAAAAGCTTTTGGAAAATAATAATTATACATGTGAAATTGCCGATGATGGTTTTATGGCTTTGGAACTGTTAAAGAACACCACTTATGATGCTATATTAATGGACATCAATATGCCAAAAATTAACGGTTATGAAACCACAAAGCTTATTAGAGAACAAGGGATTGAAATTCCAATAATTGCTCTAACAGCTTTTGAAAGAGAAGAAGTCTATGATACGGCAATAGCATCCGGAATAGATGATATTATTGCCAAACCTTTTGATACGCGAAAACTATTGCAGATGATCCAAAAGTATTCATCTAAAATCTAG